One part of the Desulfobulbaceae bacterium genome encodes these proteins:
- a CDS encoding ThiF family adenylyltransferase, producing MDGFLTAKFRLRPSVSFVPMPDDGKYQFFLSDIRQSFIMAFRDEVLVKVLASLDGSKTLLQLVEEYSLGAGQKEGLARLFEILIERCAIEDFDAVSARETHPFRRVINFIASYIPYHAVGAAFDKFTQSQVVIVGAGGVGSWVALLLAQMGVKRFVIIDDDVVKPHNLNRSVFTKSDVGTNKAHAIANLLSAKKQNYYECISILKKINSAEALSSDLEGILDPQTIFINCADYPSVAQTSAIINEIAFAKNLPYIIAGGYNMHLSLIGPTIIPGEAPCFHCISHGMNKLKVVEIEGAECVVKEHRNLGNLAPLAAISASFAANEGLKLMLRLPNLKPTMIGKRGEFNFFTNNLTLEEYEMWDECHYCSLNNSLRG from the coding sequence ATGGATGGTTTTTTAACTGCCAAGTTCAGGTTACGCCCATCGGTTTCTTTTGTTCCGATGCCCGATGATGGGAAATATCAATTTTTTCTGTCTGACATTCGGCAAAGTTTCATCATGGCCTTCAGGGACGAAGTACTTGTAAAAGTTTTAGCCTCGCTTGATGGGAGTAAGACGTTACTGCAACTCGTGGAAGAGTACTCCCTTGGTGCTGGACAGAAGGAGGGGCTGGCTCGTCTATTTGAAATCCTAATAGAGAGATGCGCCATTGAGGATTTTGATGCTGTTAGTGCCAGAGAGACACACCCGTTTAGGCGGGTGATTAATTTTATCGCCTCCTATATTCCTTATCACGCCGTTGGCGCGGCCTTTGACAAATTCACACAAAGTCAAGTCGTCATAGTCGGGGCCGGAGGGGTAGGAAGTTGGGTGGCCTTGCTTCTGGCACAGATGGGGGTTAAGCGATTTGTCATTATCGACGATGACGTTGTAAAACCGCACAACCTCAATCGCTCTGTTTTTACCAAGAGTGATGTCGGCACCAATAAGGCCCACGCCATTGCAAATCTGCTTTCTGCCAAAAAACAGAACTACTATGAGTGCATATCAATTCTGAAAAAAATCAATAGCGCAGAAGCATTATCCTCCGATCTTGAGGGAATTCTTGATCCCCAAACAATCTTTATCAACTGCGCGGATTATCCATCCGTTGCCCAGACTTCTGCTATTATTAATGAAATTGCCTTCGCTAAAAATTTGCCATACATTATCGCCGGCGGATACAATATGCACCTCAGTCTCATCGGACCGACAATCATTCCAGGTGAAGCGCCATGTTTTCATTGTATCTCTCATGGCATGAATAAACTCAAAGTTGTGGAGATTGAAGGCGCTGAGTGCGTCGTCAAGGAACACCGAAACCTTGGCAATCTGGCTCCTCTGGCTGCTATCTCGGCATCTTTTGCTGCTAATGAGGGTCTGAAGTTGATGTTGAGATTGCCGAACCTAAAACCAACCATGATAGGTAAGCGAGGTGAGTTTAATTTTTTCACCAATAATCTGACGTTGGAGGAATACGAGATGTGGGATGAATGTCACTATTGTTCATTAAACAATTCACTGAGAGGTTGA